From Rhodamnia argentea isolate NSW1041297 chromosome 10, ASM2092103v1, whole genome shotgun sequence, a single genomic window includes:
- the LOC115730656 gene encoding chromatin-remodeling ATPase INO80 isoform X2 has protein sequence MDPWRHSKDSLSYPNLFNLEPLMSYKLPQRDDDFDYYGSSSQDESRGSQALRQSNGTMSNKKKKRSLNSDNEDGDSYYGTKITEDHYRAMLGEHIQKYRRRPKDHSSLPQPATVGISLPRSNNSGSKTHKLVNERHGGSYDVETEPEWANDINLHKARNNQNADVAPSNNLERVVYEPSFLDIADGIAYKIPPTYDTLAASLNLPSFSDVMVEEFHLKGSLDLGSLAKLMASEKRFGPTNRAGMGELRPQYESLHSRLMESNAVQQFSLKVSDVGLSSIPEGAAGNIKRSILSEGGVLQVYYVKVLEKGDAYEIIERSLPKKPKLIKDPSLIEKEEMEKIGKVWVNIVRRDIPKHHRIFTTFHRKQLNDAKRFSENCQREVKMKVSRSLKLMRGAAIRTRKLARDMLLFWKRVDKEMAELRKKEEREAAEALKREQELREAKRQQQRLNFLIQQTELYSHFMQNKPNSQQPEAFPVGDTKANDQEALLSSLDVGPGEDEDPEEAELRKEALKAAQDAVSKQKRLTDAFDTECLRLRHPSDSEVTLPDTLVTGSSNIDLQTPSTMPATSTVRTPELFNGSLKEYQLKGLQWLVNCYEQGLNGILADEMGLGKTIQAMAFLAHLAEEKNIWGPFLVVAPASVLNNWADEISRFCPDLKTLPYWGGLQERTVLRKNINPKRLYRRDAGFHILITSYQLLVSDEKYFRRVKWQYMVLDEAQAIKSSSSIRWKTLLSFNCRNRLLLTGTPIQNNMAELWALLHFIMPTLFDSHEQFNEWFSKGIENHAEHGGTLNEHQLNRLHAILKPFMLRRVKKDVIQELTRKTEITVHCKLSKRQQAFYQAIKNKISLAELFDGSRGHLNEKKILNLMNIVIQLRKVCNHPELFERNEGSTYFHFGEIKNSLLPPPFGELEDVHYSGGQNPITYQMPKLVHGEILQHSGMLDASVRHGLCRQSYLKLFNIFSPSNVHQSIFSEQNSSKGPFVKSGTFGFTRLIDLSLTEVAFVATGTYMEKLLFSMERWDSQLLDQIVDFLIETTDDDMRCNHLDRGKVKAVTSMLLMPSRSEASLLTRKYATGPAEAPFEALVCSDQDRLLSNFRLLHSTHAFIPRTRAPPIGVHCSDRNFAYKTIEELHHPRIKRLFLGFARTSEYNGPRKPFCSPHPLIEEIDAELPISQPALQLTYRIFGSCPPMQSFDPSKLLTDSGKLQTLDVLLKRLRAENHRVLLFAQMTKMLNILEDYMNYRKYKYLRLDGSSTIMDRRDMVRDFQHRNDIFVFLLSTRAGGLGINLTAADTVIFYESDWNPTLDLQAMDRAHRLGQTKDVTVYRLICKETVEEKILQRASQKNTVQQLVMTGGHVQGDLLAPEDVVSLLLDDAQLEQKLREVPPQVKDKQRKKQPTKGIRLDAEGDASLEDLTNIAAEGAGNEPNPDADKSKSSSKKRKAAADKQNSLKSRNPPRMNESSSSPAEYPFDDGLQYDDQQSQKPKRLKRPKKSVNENLEPAFTPAPNMPPEQALFQSIHEFGSSDPSI, from the exons ATGGACCCCTGGAGGCACTCCAAGGACTCGCTTTCCTATCCCAATCTCTTCAATCTAGAG CCACTGATGAGCTATAAGCTACCCCAGCGCGATGATGATTTCGACTACTATGGCAGTAGTAGTCAGGATGAAAGCAGAGGTAGCCAAG CATTGCGACAAAGTAATGGTACGATGtctaataagaagaagaagcgatCTCTTAATAGTGATAATGAAGATGGAGACAGTTATTATGGAACAAAGATTACAGAAGATCATTACCGAGCAATGCTGGGGGAGCACATTCAGAAGTACAGGAGGAGACCGAAGGATCATTCATCCCTTCCTCAACCAGCAACAGTGGGCATTTCACTTCCGAGGAGCAATAATTCTGGCTCGAAAACTCATAAATTGGTGAATGAGCGGCATGGAGGCTCATATGACGTGGAAACTGAACCTGAATGGGCCAACGACATCAATCTTCATAAGGCTAGGAATAACCAGAATGCCGATGTAGCACCCAGTAACAATTTGGAAAG GGTGGTATATGAACCTTCGTTTTTGGACATTGCTGATGGCATAGCATATAAGATTCCCCCAACTTATGATACACTGGCAGCTTCATTGAATTTACCAAGTTTCTCAGATGTCATGGTAGAGGAATTTCACTTGAAAGGGAGCTTGGATTTGGGTTCCTTGGCAAAACTGATGGCCAGTGAGAAAAGGTTTGGGCCTACAAATAGAGCTGGAATGGGAGAGCTCAGGCCCCAATACGAATCACTTCATTCTAGATTGATGGAGTCTAATGCAGTCCAACAGTTCAGTCTTAAAGTATCAGATGTCGGGTTGTCCTCAATTCCTGAAGGAGCGGCTGGGAACATAAAGAGGTCTATTTTGTCTGAGGGTGGTGTTTTGCAGGTTTATTATGTGAAGGTCTTGGAGAAAGGAGATGCATACGAG ATCATTGAAAGAAGTCTGCCCAAAAAGCCAAAACTGATAAAAGACCCTTCTTTGATTGAGAaggaagaaatggaaaagattgGGAAAGTTTGGGTGAACATTGTCAGGAGAGACATACCAAAGCATCATCGGATTTTCACGACCTTTCATAGGAAGCAACTAAATGACGCCAAGAGGTTCTCAGAAAACTGTCAGAGAGAG GTCAAAATGAAGGTGAGTAGATCACTTAAGCTGATGAGGGGTGCTGCTATTCGTACAAGGAAATTGGCTAGAGACATGTTGCTGTTCTGGAAGCGAGTAGATAAGGAGATG GCAGAACttaggaaaaaggaagagagagaagctgctGAAGCCTTGAAGCGTGAGCAGGAGCTTCGAGAAGCAAAAAGACAGCAACAAAGACTTAATTTCCTTATACAGCAGACGGAACTGTATAGTCACTTCATGCAGAATAAGCCAAATTCACAGCAGCCTGAAGCTTTTCCTGTGGGCGACACAAAGGCAAATGATCAAGAAGCACTACTCAGTTCTTTGGATGTCGGGCCTGGTGAGGATGAAGATCCTGAAGAAGCTGAATTGAGAAAGGAGGCTCTGAAAGCTGCTCAAGATGCTGTCTCTAAACAAAAAAGGCTAACTGATGCATTTGACACTGAATGCTTGAGATTGCGCCACCCCTCTGATTCTGAGGTGACTCTGCCAGATACCTTAGTAACAGGATCGAGTAATATAGATCTTCAGACGCC CTCTACCATGCCTGCTACTTCAACTGTTCGGACCCCAGAGTTATTCAACGGCAGCCTTAAAGAATATCAGTTAAAGGGGCTTCAGTGGCTAGTCAATTGTTATGAGCAG GGCCTGAATGGCATACTTGCTGATGAGATGGGTCTTGGGAAGACTATTCAAGCAATGGCATTCTTGGCTCATCTGGCTGAG GAGAAGAATATTTGGGGTCCGTTTCTTGTTGTTGCACCTGCCTCTGTGTTAAACAATTGGGCAGATGAAATTAGCCGATTCTGTCCTGATTTGAAAACTCTACCTTACTGGGGTGGGCTTCAAGAACGGACGGTACTCAGGAAAAATATCAACCCAAAGCGCCTTTATCGAAG GGATGCTGGATTTCACATTCTCATCACCAGTTACCAACTGCTAGTTTCtgatgaaaagtattttcggCGTGTGAAGTGGCAATATATGGTACTGGATGAGGCACAGGCAATAAAAAGTTCGAGCAG TATAAGGTGGAAGACACTTCTCAGTTTTAATTGTCGGAATCGCTTGCTTCTTACTGGCACTCCAATCCAAAACAATATGGCTGAGTTGTGGGCTCTTCTGCATTTTATCATGCCTACGTTGTTTGACAGTCATGAACAATTTAACGAGTGGTTCTCTAAAGG AATTGAGAATCATGCAGAGCATGGTGGAACTCTAAATGAGCACCAGCTCAACAGATTG CACGCAATTTTAAAGCCATTCATGTTGAGGCGAGTTAAAAAGGATGTCATCCAAGAGCTGACCAGAAAAACAGAGATTACTGTGCATTGCAAGTTGAGTAAGCGGCAACAAGCTTTTTACCAAGCTATCAAGAACAAGATATCTCTCGCTGAATTGTTCGATGGTAGCCGTGGACATCTCAATGAGAAGAAAATCTTGAATTTAATGAATATAGTTATCCAGCTGAGaaag GTCTGCAACCATCCAGAATTGTTTGAAAGGAATGAAGGAAGCACATACTTCCATTTTGGAGAAATTAAGAATTCTCTCTTGCCTCCTCCTTTTGGCGAATTGGAGGATGTACACTACTCAGGAGGTCAAAATCCAATAACGTACCAG ATGCCAAAACTGGTGCATGGAGAAATTCTACAACACTCGGGAATGCTTGACGCATCTGTTAGGCATGGTTTATGCAGACAGTCCTACCTAAAACTTTTTAACATATTCTCCCCCTCAAACGTGCATCAATCTATATTTTCCGAGCAAAACAGCTCTAAGGGACCATTTGTTAAAAGTGGTACCTTTGGTTTTACCCGTTTGATAGATCTTTCGCTGACTGAGGTTGCATTCGTCGCTACTGGTACCTATATGGAGAAACTGTTATTTTCCATGGAGAGATGGGACAGTCAGCTATTGGATCAAATAGTGGACTTTTTAATCGAAACCACAGATGATGACATGAGATGCAATCACCTTGACAGAGGAAAAGTGAAAGCCGTCACGAGCATGCTGCTAATGCCATCAAGATCCGAAGCAAGCTTGCTTACAAGGAAATATGCTACTGGTCCTGCCGAGGCTCCATTTGAGGCTTTAGTTTGCTCTGATCAGGATAGGCTTCTATCCAACTTTAGGCTACTGCATTCAACACATGCATTTATTCCCCGAACTAGAGCCCCTCCG ATTGGTGTCCATTGCTCGGATAGAAACTTCGCATACAAAACAATTGAAGAATTACATCATCCTAGGATTAAGAGATTGTTCTTAGGATTTGCCCGCACATCAGAGTACAATGGACCAAGGAAGCCATTTTGCTCGCCTCATCCTTTAATTGAAGAGATTGATGCTGAGCTACCTATCTCACAGCCTGCTCTTCAGCTTACATATAGAATATTTGGTTCTTGTCCTCCCATGCAGAGCTTTGACCCCTCGAAGTTGCTTACT GATTCTGGTAAGCTCCAAACATTGGATGTGTTGCTGAAGCGCTTGCGTGCAGAAAATCATCGTGTCCTTCTGTTTGCTCAGATGACAAAGATGCTCAATATTCTTGAG GACTATATGAATTACAGGAAATATAAGTACCTAAGGTTGGATGGATCCTCCACCATTATGGATCGACGAGATATGGTCAGAGACTTTCAACATCG GAATGATATTTTTGTCTTCTTACTAAGTACCAGAGCTGGTGGATTGGGAATTAACTTAACAGCGGCTGACACAGTCATATTTTATGAAAGTGATTGGAATCCAACACTTGATTTGCAGGCGATGGATCGAGCTCACAGATTGGGTCAAACAAAGGAT GTTACTGTTTATCGGTTAATCTGTAAAGAGACCGTTGAGGAGAAAATTCTTCAAAGAGCTAGTCAGAAGAATACTGTTCAGCAACTTGTCATGACAGGTGGTCATGTCCAGGGCGATCTTTTGGCTCCTGAGGATGTTGTATCGCTACTTTTGGATGATGCTCAATTGGAGCAAAAACTAAGAGAGGTTCCACCACAG GTTAAGgataaacaaagaaagaagcagCCAACAAAGGGCATCCGCTTAGATGCTGAAGGAGATGCATCTTTGGAAGACTTAACAAACATTGCTGCTGAGGGTGCTGGAAATGAGCCCAATCCTGATGCAGACAAATCAAAGTCCAGTAGCAAAAAG AGGAAAGCTGCTGCGGACAAGCAAAACTCGTTGAAGTCAAGAAACCCGCCTAGGATGAACGAAAGTAGCTCATCGCCTGCAGAGTATCCTTTTGACGACGGCTTACAATATGACGACCAGCAATCACAGAAACCGAAGAGACTAAAGAGGCCTAAGAAGAGCGTGAATGAGAATCTTGAGCCTGCATTTACTCCTGCACCCAACATGCCTCCAGAGCAAGCTCTATTTCAGTCTATCCATGAATTTGGTTCCAGTGATCCCAGCATATGA
- the LOC115730656 gene encoding chromatin-remodeling ATPase INO80 isoform X1, whose amino-acid sequence MDPWRHSKDSLSYPNLFNLEPLMSYKLPQRDDDFDYYGSSSQDESRGSQGAALRQSNGTMSNKKKKRSLNSDNEDGDSYYGTKITEDHYRAMLGEHIQKYRRRPKDHSSLPQPATVGISLPRSNNSGSKTHKLVNERHGGSYDVETEPEWANDINLHKARNNQNADVAPSNNLERVVYEPSFLDIADGIAYKIPPTYDTLAASLNLPSFSDVMVEEFHLKGSLDLGSLAKLMASEKRFGPTNRAGMGELRPQYESLHSRLMESNAVQQFSLKVSDVGLSSIPEGAAGNIKRSILSEGGVLQVYYVKVLEKGDAYEIIERSLPKKPKLIKDPSLIEKEEMEKIGKVWVNIVRRDIPKHHRIFTTFHRKQLNDAKRFSENCQREVKMKVSRSLKLMRGAAIRTRKLARDMLLFWKRVDKEMAELRKKEEREAAEALKREQELREAKRQQQRLNFLIQQTELYSHFMQNKPNSQQPEAFPVGDTKANDQEALLSSLDVGPGEDEDPEEAELRKEALKAAQDAVSKQKRLTDAFDTECLRLRHPSDSEVTLPDTLVTGSSNIDLQTPSTMPATSTVRTPELFNGSLKEYQLKGLQWLVNCYEQGLNGILADEMGLGKTIQAMAFLAHLAEEKNIWGPFLVVAPASVLNNWADEISRFCPDLKTLPYWGGLQERTVLRKNINPKRLYRRDAGFHILITSYQLLVSDEKYFRRVKWQYMVLDEAQAIKSSSSIRWKTLLSFNCRNRLLLTGTPIQNNMAELWALLHFIMPTLFDSHEQFNEWFSKGIENHAEHGGTLNEHQLNRLHAILKPFMLRRVKKDVIQELTRKTEITVHCKLSKRQQAFYQAIKNKISLAELFDGSRGHLNEKKILNLMNIVIQLRKVCNHPELFERNEGSTYFHFGEIKNSLLPPPFGELEDVHYSGGQNPITYQMPKLVHGEILQHSGMLDASVRHGLCRQSYLKLFNIFSPSNVHQSIFSEQNSSKGPFVKSGTFGFTRLIDLSLTEVAFVATGTYMEKLLFSMERWDSQLLDQIVDFLIETTDDDMRCNHLDRGKVKAVTSMLLMPSRSEASLLTRKYATGPAEAPFEALVCSDQDRLLSNFRLLHSTHAFIPRTRAPPIGVHCSDRNFAYKTIEELHHPRIKRLFLGFARTSEYNGPRKPFCSPHPLIEEIDAELPISQPALQLTYRIFGSCPPMQSFDPSKLLTDSGKLQTLDVLLKRLRAENHRVLLFAQMTKMLNILEDYMNYRKYKYLRLDGSSTIMDRRDMVRDFQHRNDIFVFLLSTRAGGLGINLTAADTVIFYESDWNPTLDLQAMDRAHRLGQTKDVTVYRLICKETVEEKILQRASQKNTVQQLVMTGGHVQGDLLAPEDVVSLLLDDAQLEQKLREVPPQVKDKQRKKQPTKGIRLDAEGDASLEDLTNIAAEGAGNEPNPDADKSKSSSKKRKAAADKQNSLKSRNPPRMNESSSSPAEYPFDDGLQYDDQQSQKPKRLKRPKKSVNENLEPAFTPAPNMPPEQALFQSIHEFGSSDPSI is encoded by the exons ATGGACCCCTGGAGGCACTCCAAGGACTCGCTTTCCTATCCCAATCTCTTCAATCTAGAG CCACTGATGAGCTATAAGCTACCCCAGCGCGATGATGATTTCGACTACTATGGCAGTAGTAGTCAGGATGAAAGCAGAGGTAGCCAAG GAGCAGCATTGCGACAAAGTAATGGTACGATGtctaataagaagaagaagcgatCTCTTAATAGTGATAATGAAGATGGAGACAGTTATTATGGAACAAAGATTACAGAAGATCATTACCGAGCAATGCTGGGGGAGCACATTCAGAAGTACAGGAGGAGACCGAAGGATCATTCATCCCTTCCTCAACCAGCAACAGTGGGCATTTCACTTCCGAGGAGCAATAATTCTGGCTCGAAAACTCATAAATTGGTGAATGAGCGGCATGGAGGCTCATATGACGTGGAAACTGAACCTGAATGGGCCAACGACATCAATCTTCATAAGGCTAGGAATAACCAGAATGCCGATGTAGCACCCAGTAACAATTTGGAAAG GGTGGTATATGAACCTTCGTTTTTGGACATTGCTGATGGCATAGCATATAAGATTCCCCCAACTTATGATACACTGGCAGCTTCATTGAATTTACCAAGTTTCTCAGATGTCATGGTAGAGGAATTTCACTTGAAAGGGAGCTTGGATTTGGGTTCCTTGGCAAAACTGATGGCCAGTGAGAAAAGGTTTGGGCCTACAAATAGAGCTGGAATGGGAGAGCTCAGGCCCCAATACGAATCACTTCATTCTAGATTGATGGAGTCTAATGCAGTCCAACAGTTCAGTCTTAAAGTATCAGATGTCGGGTTGTCCTCAATTCCTGAAGGAGCGGCTGGGAACATAAAGAGGTCTATTTTGTCTGAGGGTGGTGTTTTGCAGGTTTATTATGTGAAGGTCTTGGAGAAAGGAGATGCATACGAG ATCATTGAAAGAAGTCTGCCCAAAAAGCCAAAACTGATAAAAGACCCTTCTTTGATTGAGAaggaagaaatggaaaagattgGGAAAGTTTGGGTGAACATTGTCAGGAGAGACATACCAAAGCATCATCGGATTTTCACGACCTTTCATAGGAAGCAACTAAATGACGCCAAGAGGTTCTCAGAAAACTGTCAGAGAGAG GTCAAAATGAAGGTGAGTAGATCACTTAAGCTGATGAGGGGTGCTGCTATTCGTACAAGGAAATTGGCTAGAGACATGTTGCTGTTCTGGAAGCGAGTAGATAAGGAGATG GCAGAACttaggaaaaaggaagagagagaagctgctGAAGCCTTGAAGCGTGAGCAGGAGCTTCGAGAAGCAAAAAGACAGCAACAAAGACTTAATTTCCTTATACAGCAGACGGAACTGTATAGTCACTTCATGCAGAATAAGCCAAATTCACAGCAGCCTGAAGCTTTTCCTGTGGGCGACACAAAGGCAAATGATCAAGAAGCACTACTCAGTTCTTTGGATGTCGGGCCTGGTGAGGATGAAGATCCTGAAGAAGCTGAATTGAGAAAGGAGGCTCTGAAAGCTGCTCAAGATGCTGTCTCTAAACAAAAAAGGCTAACTGATGCATTTGACACTGAATGCTTGAGATTGCGCCACCCCTCTGATTCTGAGGTGACTCTGCCAGATACCTTAGTAACAGGATCGAGTAATATAGATCTTCAGACGCC CTCTACCATGCCTGCTACTTCAACTGTTCGGACCCCAGAGTTATTCAACGGCAGCCTTAAAGAATATCAGTTAAAGGGGCTTCAGTGGCTAGTCAATTGTTATGAGCAG GGCCTGAATGGCATACTTGCTGATGAGATGGGTCTTGGGAAGACTATTCAAGCAATGGCATTCTTGGCTCATCTGGCTGAG GAGAAGAATATTTGGGGTCCGTTTCTTGTTGTTGCACCTGCCTCTGTGTTAAACAATTGGGCAGATGAAATTAGCCGATTCTGTCCTGATTTGAAAACTCTACCTTACTGGGGTGGGCTTCAAGAACGGACGGTACTCAGGAAAAATATCAACCCAAAGCGCCTTTATCGAAG GGATGCTGGATTTCACATTCTCATCACCAGTTACCAACTGCTAGTTTCtgatgaaaagtattttcggCGTGTGAAGTGGCAATATATGGTACTGGATGAGGCACAGGCAATAAAAAGTTCGAGCAG TATAAGGTGGAAGACACTTCTCAGTTTTAATTGTCGGAATCGCTTGCTTCTTACTGGCACTCCAATCCAAAACAATATGGCTGAGTTGTGGGCTCTTCTGCATTTTATCATGCCTACGTTGTTTGACAGTCATGAACAATTTAACGAGTGGTTCTCTAAAGG AATTGAGAATCATGCAGAGCATGGTGGAACTCTAAATGAGCACCAGCTCAACAGATTG CACGCAATTTTAAAGCCATTCATGTTGAGGCGAGTTAAAAAGGATGTCATCCAAGAGCTGACCAGAAAAACAGAGATTACTGTGCATTGCAAGTTGAGTAAGCGGCAACAAGCTTTTTACCAAGCTATCAAGAACAAGATATCTCTCGCTGAATTGTTCGATGGTAGCCGTGGACATCTCAATGAGAAGAAAATCTTGAATTTAATGAATATAGTTATCCAGCTGAGaaag GTCTGCAACCATCCAGAATTGTTTGAAAGGAATGAAGGAAGCACATACTTCCATTTTGGAGAAATTAAGAATTCTCTCTTGCCTCCTCCTTTTGGCGAATTGGAGGATGTACACTACTCAGGAGGTCAAAATCCAATAACGTACCAG ATGCCAAAACTGGTGCATGGAGAAATTCTACAACACTCGGGAATGCTTGACGCATCTGTTAGGCATGGTTTATGCAGACAGTCCTACCTAAAACTTTTTAACATATTCTCCCCCTCAAACGTGCATCAATCTATATTTTCCGAGCAAAACAGCTCTAAGGGACCATTTGTTAAAAGTGGTACCTTTGGTTTTACCCGTTTGATAGATCTTTCGCTGACTGAGGTTGCATTCGTCGCTACTGGTACCTATATGGAGAAACTGTTATTTTCCATGGAGAGATGGGACAGTCAGCTATTGGATCAAATAGTGGACTTTTTAATCGAAACCACAGATGATGACATGAGATGCAATCACCTTGACAGAGGAAAAGTGAAAGCCGTCACGAGCATGCTGCTAATGCCATCAAGATCCGAAGCAAGCTTGCTTACAAGGAAATATGCTACTGGTCCTGCCGAGGCTCCATTTGAGGCTTTAGTTTGCTCTGATCAGGATAGGCTTCTATCCAACTTTAGGCTACTGCATTCAACACATGCATTTATTCCCCGAACTAGAGCCCCTCCG ATTGGTGTCCATTGCTCGGATAGAAACTTCGCATACAAAACAATTGAAGAATTACATCATCCTAGGATTAAGAGATTGTTCTTAGGATTTGCCCGCACATCAGAGTACAATGGACCAAGGAAGCCATTTTGCTCGCCTCATCCTTTAATTGAAGAGATTGATGCTGAGCTACCTATCTCACAGCCTGCTCTTCAGCTTACATATAGAATATTTGGTTCTTGTCCTCCCATGCAGAGCTTTGACCCCTCGAAGTTGCTTACT GATTCTGGTAAGCTCCAAACATTGGATGTGTTGCTGAAGCGCTTGCGTGCAGAAAATCATCGTGTCCTTCTGTTTGCTCAGATGACAAAGATGCTCAATATTCTTGAG GACTATATGAATTACAGGAAATATAAGTACCTAAGGTTGGATGGATCCTCCACCATTATGGATCGACGAGATATGGTCAGAGACTTTCAACATCG GAATGATATTTTTGTCTTCTTACTAAGTACCAGAGCTGGTGGATTGGGAATTAACTTAACAGCGGCTGACACAGTCATATTTTATGAAAGTGATTGGAATCCAACACTTGATTTGCAGGCGATGGATCGAGCTCACAGATTGGGTCAAACAAAGGAT GTTACTGTTTATCGGTTAATCTGTAAAGAGACCGTTGAGGAGAAAATTCTTCAAAGAGCTAGTCAGAAGAATACTGTTCAGCAACTTGTCATGACAGGTGGTCATGTCCAGGGCGATCTTTTGGCTCCTGAGGATGTTGTATCGCTACTTTTGGATGATGCTCAATTGGAGCAAAAACTAAGAGAGGTTCCACCACAG GTTAAGgataaacaaagaaagaagcagCCAACAAAGGGCATCCGCTTAGATGCTGAAGGAGATGCATCTTTGGAAGACTTAACAAACATTGCTGCTGAGGGTGCTGGAAATGAGCCCAATCCTGATGCAGACAAATCAAAGTCCAGTAGCAAAAAG AGGAAAGCTGCTGCGGACAAGCAAAACTCGTTGAAGTCAAGAAACCCGCCTAGGATGAACGAAAGTAGCTCATCGCCTGCAGAGTATCCTTTTGACGACGGCTTACAATATGACGACCAGCAATCACAGAAACCGAAGAGACTAAAGAGGCCTAAGAAGAGCGTGAATGAGAATCTTGAGCCTGCATTTACTCCTGCACCCAACATGCCTCCAGAGCAAGCTCTATTTCAGTCTATCCATGAATTTGGTTCCAGTGATCCCAGCATATGA